A genomic region of Lates calcarifer isolate ASB-BC8 linkage group LG9, TLL_Latcal_v3, whole genome shotgun sequence contains the following coding sequences:
- the LOC108879848 gene encoding glycolipid transfer protein, translating into MSLLLDNQFKELPPDKSVDTKLFLDTVSHIPAFFDCLGSTVFSVIKSDINGNITKIRGVYMKDPAKYVTLQDILVAEREAHAAEWPKVGATLALMWLKRGLRFIQILLQSLADGDRDENNPNLIQVNVTKAYQEALKKYHGWFVQRIFQAALHAAPYRSNFLKALSKGEEVKEEDCLANVRQFLVNYTATIDAIYDMYTDLNAELDYTV; encoded by the exons ATGTCTCTTTTACTGGACAACCAATTCAAAGAGCTGCCTCCTGACAAGTCGGTGGACACAAAGTTGTTCCTGGACACTGTTTCTCATATCCCTGCATTCTTTG aCTGCTTGGGAtcaacagtgttttcagtcatcAAATCCGACATTAATGGCAATATAACG aaaattaGAGGAGTATATATGAAGGATCCTGCAAAGTATGTCACCCTGCAGGATATCCTGGTGGCAGAGCGAGAAGCCCATGCAGCAGAGTGGCCTAAAGTTGGAGCAACATTAGCTCTGATGTGGCTGAAAAG GGGTCTCCGTTTCATACAGATCCTGCTGCAGAGTTTGGCAGATGGAGACAGGGATGAGAACAACCCCAACCTGATTCAGGTCAATGTCACCAAAGCCTACCAAGAGGCGCTGAAGAAATACCATGGCTGGTTTGTGCAGAGGATTTTCCAA GCAGCGTTACACGCAGCTCCCTACAGATCAAACTTTCTCAAGGCACTGTCGAAGggagaggaagtgaaggaggaggactGTCTGGCAAACGTGCGTCAGTTCCTGGTTAATTACACTGCCACTATAGATGCCATCTACGACATGTACACAGATCTAAACGCAGAGCTGGACTACACTGTTTGA
- the LOC108879847 gene encoding protein FAM222A: MLACIQRRQNLSSQHLACTPKSLDVPPPPLLLPVPPLQPCTHKGEPASMISRYPSPAELDAFAQKTANSPLSIKIFPSDVRVPQHKQLNKTVNGLDTTGHRYSPYSHPYSGGYQGLLAIVKASVVVKGVVKNSEGRRTKHANTQASVAPYNNPLNNGYTVRHGHKAYHISACKPPDVPIETLCSSAGMASGDQSLAPQSELAEVQSLMRQMSRVPHSQAPQLGGEARASPSLQAVAAVAHSDSDFVLGVPPQSSLAFTGAVLPTQSADIAKAGYLEKGDYTVWQHKHQMQQQQQQQSYQHVAVRMYSVSNSAQGHRAAEAGVGQSPQTCLPLACSSQLSYRPHPPSVGTGQERVSGSSLNCAPMQGEFSVGQYFAPLWDGVVTTPNSDCYTSQVLATGTCAARPRDLGLSHPHLHPNRHQHNHHHHNHPQRHQPQLHPPFPPHTQAYSADQNLCCGLPSSSLCHAAVLSSSLQSLECLISEIHPPCIKERMLGRGYEAMGMPQLLEHHQQTHIQLPVYR, translated from the exons ATGCTGGCCTGTATCCAGAGACGGCAGAACCTCTCGTCGCAGCATCTGGCCTGCACACCCAAAAGCCTCGATGTTCCACCACCGCCATTACTGCTGCCAGTACCACCACTGCAGCCCTGCACACACAAAG GCGAGCCAGCCTCCATGATTTCTCGGTACCCCTCTCCTGCAGAGTTGGATGCTTTTGCCCAGAAGACCGCCAACAGCCCGCTGTCCATCAAAATCTTCCCATCTGACGTGCGGGTGCCGCAGCACAAACAGCTCAACAAAACAGTCAACGGCTTAGACACCACAGGCCACCGCTACAGCCCGTATTCACACCCGTACTCAGGAGGCTACCAGGGCTTGCTGGCCATCGTCAAAGCCTCTGTTGTGGTCAAAGGTGTGGTGAAAAACTCAGAGGGCAGGAGGActaaacatgcaaacacacaggcctCTGTGGCACCGTATAATAATCCTCTGAATAATGGCTACACTGTCAGACACGGGCACAAGGCCTATCATATAAGCGCATGTAAGCCCCCTGATGTACCCATTGAGACACTTTGTTCTAGTGCAGGGATGGCCTCCGGAGATCAGAGCCTGGCCCCCCAGTCTGAGCTGGCAGAGGTTCAAAGCCTGATGAGGCAGATGAGCAGAGTTCCCCACAGCCAGGCCCCGCAGCTGGGGGGGGAGGCTCGAGCCAGCCCCTCTCTGcaggctgtggctgcagtggCACATTCAGACTCAGACTTTGTCCTGGGAGTGCCGCCCCAGAGCAGTCTGGCATTCACGGGAGCGGTGCTACCTACACAGAGCGCAGACATAGCCAAAGCTGGTTACTTAGAGAAAGGAGACTACACAGTGTGGCAGCACAAACAtcaaatgcagcagcagcagcagcagcagtcgtATCAGCATGTAGCAGTGAGGATGTACAGTGTGAGTAACAGTGCTCAGgggcacagagcagcagaggctggGGTTGGCCAGTCTCCTCAAACCTGCCTCCCTTTGGCGTGCTCCTCACAGCTGTCCTACAGGCCGCATCCCCCCAGCGTAGGTACTGGGCAGGAGCGGGTCAGCGGCTCCTCTCTGAACTGTGCTCCCATGCAGGGGGAGTTCTCTGTCGGACAGTACTTCGCCCCTCTCTGGGACGGCGTCGTGACCACCCCTAACAGCGACTGTTATACTTCTCAGGTGCTGGCAACGGGTACATGTGCAGCCAGGCCGAGAGATCTGGGGCTCTCCCATCCACATCTCCACCCAAACCGCCATcaacacaaccaccaccaccacaaccatcCTCAGCGTCACCAGCCGCAGCTCCACCCTCCTTTTCCCCCTCACACCCAGGCCTACAGCGCAGACCAAAACCTCTGTTGCGGGCTGCCTAGTTCTAGCCTGTGCCACGCCGCAGTACTTAGCAGCAGCCTGCAGTCTCTGGAGTGCCTCATCAGTGAGATCCACCCTCCCTGCATCAAAGAACGCATGCTGGGCCGTGGGTACGAAGCCATGGGGATGCCTCAGCTGCTGGAGCACCACCAGCAAACCCACATCCAACTCCCTGTCTACAGATAA